In the genome of Bremerella sp. P1, the window TGATGTCTAATGGAAAGATGGTGAAAACATTTGAACGTGCCGACATGTCTCACGAGTTGATTATGCAAGCCGCCTTTTCCGGTTATCGAGAACGGAGTGTTGAGGAATGAACCCAAAAGCACTCAAGGAGATGCTCGTTCAGTATGGGGGCTTGTGTGTCGTACTGGCCATCATGGTGGGCGTATTCAGCGGCCTGAGCGAAAACTTCCTGCAGCGGTCGACCTTCACGACCATCGCCAATCAGATACCCGACCTGACGCTCGTGGCGGTCGGAATGACCTTCATTCTAGTGGTCGGGGGAATAGATCTTTCGGTAGGTTCAATCCTGGCATTGTCGTCGGCCGTCCTAGGTGCACTCATGGTGGACGCCGGCTGGCCGCTGTGGGCTGCCATTCCCGTTTGCCTATTAACCGGTGCGTTGTGCGGATTGTTTAATGGGTGCGTTTCGGTCGGGTTTCGCATTCCCTCGTTTATCGTGACCTTGGGCATGCTCGAGATCGCCCGCGGAGCGACGAAGGTCGTTACCGATTCTCAGACCAAGTACATCGGATCGAAGGTTGAAGTGATTGGCGAACCGCTTCCCTATCTCCATCTCTCGACGGCATTTCTCCTTGCGCTTGCGGCTGTCCTGGCAGGTCAATTCCTGCTTTCCAGAACCGTTTTCGGTCGCTACTGCATCGCAATTGGGACCAACGAAGAAGCCGTGCGGATGTCAGGCATTCGGACGGCCCCGTACTCCATCGCCGTGTTTACCCTGAGTGGACTGCTGTGCGGACTCGCTGGCCTCGCTCAGACTTCCCGGCTCTCCAGTGCCGATCCCAATGCAGCGATTGGCCTGGAATTGCTGGCGATCGCCGCCTGCGTAATTGGCGGCACGAGCTTGATGGGTGGCCGAGGCAGCGTCATCAGCTCGTTTATTGGCGTGTTGATCATCTCGGTCCTGCAAACAGGCCTTGCCCAGATCGGTGTCTCCGATGCTAACAAACAGATCATCACGGGAAGCGTGATTGTGGTTGCGGTTCTGATTGACTCGCTCCGCAACCGCTTTCGGAAGTGACTCATAATATTCAGCCGAGCGTTGCGAGTTTTAGAATTCTTCCTGAAAACTACTCGTTAACAGGAATCCATCTCGGCCAGCTCGGATCTTTGTCAAATTGCTTCAGAAAGACGATCGCGAATTCCCTAGCACGGTCGTCCGGGATGCCGTAATCGATGGAGTCTTGGAAGTATTTTGCGGCCTCCGTACGTTTTCCACGACTGAGATAATGCAGCCCAATTTGGTAATTGGCACCACCATGCGCGAGCTTGGGAGTATCCCTTAAGTACTCACTGATCGAGGAATCGCCGGCATTGTACCGCAGAAAATTTCTGCGGACACGATTGCCGTCCTCAGGGAAGTTTTTATACAGTTTGACGGCCAACGCTTGCGCTTCTTCATAGCGGCCAGTGATCAAGGCTAGATCGATCACCCATCCGGCACCCTCTTCCGTAGCCGTGCCCAGGTACTCTTCTATAACCGGGTCATCAATATCTATTTTCTCCGTCTCGAGCTGCAGGATTATACGGCAGAGGTTGCCACGACCAATGGCAAACTCTTTTTGTTTAAGACGCTCAATCTCACTATCAATTTCCGAAGGGTTATCAAGAGCGTAGCCGAGAAGAGTGGCTTGGCCTTGATTGGTTGTCCGATAATACTCTCGCGCCTGTTCGGTATCGCCATGAAGGCGATAATACCTTCCTTTGACGTTTTGCGAGGCATACGATCCCTCCTTACCAAACTGAGCAAAAATCTCGTCCAGATCTTGTAATAATTCATCCGCTCGCATGTTGAATTTTTCCGCTTCCACCGAATCCCCCTGATCCTCTGCCTCATTGGCTAGTTTTACAAAGAGGTCCTGAGCGAGCATGCGTATGTACAGCTGGTACGTCAAGGAAAACTCGTTCACCGGCAGATAAGACATACTGCGGTCGGCGTCTTGAATCGCAATTTCCATGGCCTCAAGGTCGCGTGAACCATTTGCCAGGGAGGCAAGCGTAAGAGCACGATACACGTACGCGAGAGGGTGCTGCAGGTTTTCCGCGGCCTCGGTTAGCAATTCCAAGCCGGTGTCGGGATCGGACCAAATTAACGAATTACCGACGAACATGCGTTCGTAATCGGAATTCAATGTCTTGGCATCCTGTCGAACGGTTGCATGGGCGTAGGACTCCCAATCACCGTGGATCAGGTACGCCATCGCCAGCATGGATTGAATAATTACGTCATCGGACTCAAGTTGATTCGCTTCCTCCAAGTATTGGATAGCCGCTTTTACATCACCATCATAACGGGCCTTTACTCCATCGACCATCAATTCGTAGGCGCGTGGTTTGTCGAGTTCCGCACCGGCGATTGCCTCACGTGCTTGATCAAAGTTGCCGATGGCTGCCGAAACGACCGCTCGATCAATGCCCACTTGTTGTTTGTAGGAGCGGGCTTCTTTAAGTTCATTCAGCGCGTTATGCAACTGAATAGCAATGATCGAACTGGAAATTGTTGACACCAACAGAATCGTCGTGATCACACTTCCCGTAATAAGCAGGGAGCGATTCTTGCGGGCAAACTTCCGAAACCGATACGATGCCGATGGTGGACAGGCTTGAACCGAATCACCCTTGAGGAATCGCTGGACGTCATCGGCAAACTCGGTCGCGGAGTCGTAGCGACGATTACGATCCTTTTCCAAAGACTTCATCACGATGAGATCGAGTTCGCCACGCAGCAGGCCGCCAAGCTTTCGTGGATCGGTTTGCCGCTTGGTCGCAATCGCTGCCGACTGCTTGCCCATAGTGCTATACCGCCGCGAAGGCTGTAATGGTTCATCCTCACGTATCATTCGTTGCAGGTCGGCGTAAGCCGTTTGGCGGATCTTTACCGGGTCCAGCGGCGTGCATCCAGTCAACAGTTCGTACAACAATATTCCCAATGAGTAGATATCGCTGCGGGTATCAATATCCAAGCCGCTCATCTCGGCCTGTTCCGGACTCATATACTGCGGAGTACCAATCATCTGACCATGGGCCGTGAACAGGGTCTTCTCGGTGAGTTGCTGAGAGATCGCCTTGGAGATACCAAAATCGATTACCTTAGGCACGGGCACGCCGTCGTGCAGGGTGACCAGTACGTTCGATGGCTTGATGTCGCGATGAATAATCCCCTTTTGGTGCGCGTGCTGAATCGCCTGGCAGACGGTCGCAAACAATTCCAACCGTTGCTTTAGCGTGAATTTGTTTTCATCGCAGAAGTCGGTGATCGGTACTCCCTTGACGAGTTCCATCACGAAATAGGGACGTCCCGCATCCGTAGATCCTCCGTCAAACACCTTGGCGATGTTGGGGTGGTCCATCAGGGCCAGTGCTTGCCGCTCCGCTTCAAAGCGAGCCACGACGGCCCGCGTGTCCATGCCCGGCTTGATAATCTTGACGGCGACCTTGCGACGAACCGGACGGCTTTGCTCGGCGAGATAGACGACGCCGAAGCCTCCTTCGCCAATCATCTGCAGCAGCTTGTAGCGTCCGATGTGCTCGCCCACAGCCTCGCCATTGCCACTGAAACTGGCCGTCGCCTCAACCGCCACGTTGGACTTCAGCAGGGATTGCTCCTTTTCAAAAGCATCCAGCAGGGCATCCACTCGTTCCCGGAGCGCTGCGTCGCCTGCACAGATCTGGACGAGATAATCTTCACGTAGTTCCCCAGACGTAATCCCTCGAGCAATGTGAAAGATCTTCTCTTCGTCCAATTGGCGGTCATTCATGCTTCGATTCCAGTTCGTCGTGAGTAGTATTCTGGACCTGTAAATAACTATGCGAGATTCACAGTCAGAGCCCCGAACCGATTTTTGGAAATTTTCTCTAAGTACATCATTCACTCGCTTCCGACATGGCAACACGTAACCAGGATCGAGCGTAAGCCCAGTCGTTTTCGGCGGTCGAGAGGGAGATACCGAGCGTTTGCGCTGCTTGCGCGGTTGTCAGACCGGCAAAGAATCGCAATCGGACGATCTCCGCTTTGCGAGGGTGTTGTTGATTCAGCCGCTCCAGGGCTTCGTCCAATCCGAGGATGTCATCGCATGCGATTGGCAGAACTGCCGGATCTATCGCGGCGAGCTCGAGACGTTTTAGTTCACCACCGTGCTTCACCGTTGCTCGCTGGCGAGCACGCTCGATGAGAATTCGCCGCATAGCCTCAGCCGCCGCGGAGAAAAAGTGACGAGCATTGTCCCATTTTTGCGGCTGCTTTTGGTCCACCAGGCGGATAAACGCGTCGTGCACCAACGCTGTGGCCTGAAGCGTCTGGCCGGGCCTTTCCTGTGACATCTTAGCGCTGGCGAGCTTACGAAGCTCGTCGTAGACCAAGGGTAGCAAGCGATCCGCTGCCGAGGCATCGCCATCTTCGATCTGGGATAGAATCTGCGTAACATCTGACATGATGCCAAGGTACTATGGCCACAAGAAGAATGCCAATCTCCCAAGGTCGATTCTTGGCAATTGCTCTCGCTTGCCTCCTGTTGCTGAGGCAGTCTTACTTTCACGTTCGTAAAGATTAGTTTGCGAATGGAAAGGTACGACTCGCCTTCGACAAGTTCCTACCAGTACTCCCGGGCGGCAGCCAACCACGCACACGCACTGTTTCAACGAACAGCCAACGTCCAGCGCGACTAGATCGCTCAGAAATGCGAAAAGTACCATCCCCCGCCAGCAACAAATCTCAATGTCTTCTTTCGCGTAAATCCGCGATAATATTTCCGATCTCAATTGTGCATGACAATAACCCCGGTCATGGCGAAGCAACGGTTCCTTCTTAGGAAATTGGCTGAGGTGACGGATCATGGTTAATCGACGGTACCCATTACGGCGGACCTTGCCGGATAGGACAACTAGAACCGCCAAATGCCCTCTTCAGACGTTTGTGGTACAAAACAGGTACCACTAACGCTTTGCCAATCGGCCATTGATGCCTGGCCAGGGCACTCTTAATGGTCCTCCTTTTCTTCTTAACATCTCAACACCCGCGCTAATCCCCCGGTCTCCTTTGATGTTCAACGCCCCTTGGTTGCCAAGCCTGTTCCTATCCTCGCCTAAGCGTAAAAGCAGACGCAGGCAGCGACTTGGCTTGTCCAAGCACACTCACCCGTGCGTGACTTGCATTGTTTCTGGTGAAGCACTTGAAGAACGATTGGTACTTTCGGCAACGGTTGGCAACAACATCGCGGTCGGTGACGAATTCCAGAATTATCGGATTGCGATCGCCGCGACTGCCGAATTCACCGCCTATTTTGGTGACCAGAATGCCGCCCTGGCTGCTATCCAAGATACGGTCGCAGAACTCAACGAGATCTTCGAGCGCGAACTAGCTATTCACTTCGATCTGGTGAGCGGCACCAACACCATCTTTACTAACTCGTCTACCGATGGTTACACCAACGGTAACGCCAGCACGATGATCGGCCAGAACACGCCGATTCTCAACTCCATCATTGGTGTGGGGAACTACGACATCGGGCATGTCTTCGGAACCGTATCCAGCGGCGGAAGTGGCCTAGCCGGGCTCGGGGTCGTCAACAATTCGAATTGGAAAGGACGTGGCGTTTCGTTATTCGCTGCACCTGTTGGAACCAACTTTGTGAACCTGGTCGCGCACGAGATCGGGCACCAATTCAATGCAGAGCACACGTTCAATGGGAATACTTACGGTTCAACAGCCGGGAATCGAAGTGCCAGTAGCGCCTACGAGCCAGCAAGCGGTTCTACCTTGATGAGTTACGCGGGTATCGCTGCCGACGGCAGCGGTAACGACAATCTCCAGGATCAGGAAGACGATTACTTCCACTCGGCAAGCTTTGAAGAGATCCAGACCTTCTTGGCCGGTAGCGGTGCTCCGAGTTCCACGACTCCAACTGGAAACAGCATACCCACAATTTCTGCAGGTTCGGACTACACCATCCCTGCTGGAACGACTTTTCAACTGATTGCTTCCGGATCGGATGCCGATTCGTCGGACACACTTACCTATACGTGGGAACAATTGGACCTCGGTCCAGCGATGAGTCTGCCGCTGTTCGATAATGGCAGTAGTCCCTTGTTTCGCTCTTTCGTACCGACAACCGACCCGTCACGAACCTTTCCTTTGCTTGACGACATCATCAACAACGTCAATACGGCAGCAATCGGCGAGGCGCTTCCGACGACCGATCGCGATATTAACTTCCGTGCCACGGTGCGTGATGGCAACGGCGGGGTGAACTCGGACGATACGCTGATAACTGTCGTCGCTACGGGATCGCCTTTCCAGCTGACCAACACGAACAGCGGATCAACTTGGATCGGCGGGCAGTCGCAGACGATCACCTGGGATGTCGCCGGAACGACGGCCAATGGAATCAATGCTGCCAATGTGGCGATCGAACTCTCCGACGACGGCGGCTACACGTATGGCATTACGCTGGCGGCTTCGACGTCAAACGATGGTTCTTTCACGATCGATGTCCCCAACATTGACATCGCCCAGGCTCGAGTCCGTGTTCGTGCCATCGGCAACGTGTTTTTCGATATCTCTGATGCCGATTTCAGTATCACAAGCAATGCGAGTCTTCCCGGCGTAACAGTGACCGAATCCGGCGGCACGACGCTGATCGGCGAAGCAGGAGTTGTGGGCGGTCAGACGGTCGACACGTATACCCTTGCCCTGAATACGACTCCCAGCGGTCCCGTCGATATCACGGTCAATGCGGATTCCCAGACAGAGGTTAGTCTCGATGGCGTGAACTTCGCCTCAAGCGTTGTCGTGACTCGTTCAGACACAACGCCCCAGACCATCCATGTCCGCGGCTTTGACGACGGAGTTGAAGAAGGCATTCACAACGGATCGATTACGCACAGCGTCTCGTCGAGCAGTGATTCCAACTATCCCCTGGACATGGATATCAATTCGATCAGTGTCACCATTGCCGACGACGAGTTGCAGCCGCTGATTGGCGTTGACTTCGACGACACCGGTTCCTCACCCACCAACTGGACAACCATCACAAGTATCTTCTCCAGCTCTAACTCCAACTTGATTCGCGAAGACGGTGCGACTTCATCGGTTGACCTCACTATCAATACCAGTGGTGGCGCCAATACAGATACGACTAGTCCACCGCCCAATTTGCCCGATCACTCACCGACTTTGTCAGGCCTGGACGGTATTCGTTTTGCCGCGAATTCCATCGTACTCACCTGGTCAGATCTCGTTCCACTGGCTGATTACGACCTGTATCTGTTTTTGTCAGAACCCTATTCCAACATTGCGATCCAGACCGTCACGATTTCTGGTGGAGGAAACAATCCGTTCCCCTTCATCATGGATACCTCACAGACTGGCTCTGACCTGCTCGTCAACAGTGCCGTTGCCAGTCCCAGCAGGCCCTTAGAAGACGACGCCGTTCGTGCGACCGCCGACAGTAGTGGTGAAATCGTCATCACCATCTCTAACACAGGCGGCGACTATGTCTTTCTTTCCGGGGCGGCTATCCAGGCAGTCGCCCCAGTAGGTACTCCGCCTCAGGCAGTTAACGATTCATACTCGATTGACGAAGACACAACACTCAATGTTTCGGCAGCGGGCGTTCTCAGCAATGACACCGATACCGAACTGGACCCGTTGACGGCCTCACTATTGACCGGGCCGACCAATGGGTCGCTGACGCTCAATCCGGATGGGTCCTTTACCTACACACCCAACGAGAACTTCAACGGCACCGATACCTTTACGTACCTGGCGAATGACGGCAGTTACGACTCGAATACGGCGACGGTGACCATCACGGTTAACGCGACCAACGATGAACCCGTTGCCCAGGACGATCCGGTGACTACCGATGAAGACACACCGATCACTGTGTCAGTTCTCGATAACGATAGTGATGTCGATGGCGACACAATCAGCGTGTTATCCGTCTCCGATTCCGCCAATGGCACTGCGGTCCTGAACGTGGATGGTACGGTCACCTACACGCCGAATCAGGACTTTCATGGTGAAGACACTTTCACCTACACCATCACCGACACGAACAACGAAACGCATACGGCGACGGTAACGGTCACGGTCGATCCCATTAATGATGAGCCGGTTGCCGCGGACGATTCGGCATCCACCGACGAGGACACGGCCGTTGACATTTCTGTCTTAACCAATGACAGCGACATCGATGGCGACAAGTTGACCGTCCAGTCGGCCAGCACTCCAACCAATGGCACGACTGTGGTCAATGCTAACGGGACCATTACCTACACCCCCAACGCCAACTTCAACGGCACGGATGAATTCACCTATACGATAAGCGATGGCAACGGTGGTTCGTATTCGGCCACGGTGACGGTTACGGTCCTTGCCCTTAACGATGCTCCCGTTGCGACCGACGATGGCTACTCGGTGGATGAAGATGGTACGCTGACCGTTCCCGCCGCTGGCGTGCTGGGTAACGATACCGATGTCGAAGATGACTCGCTTAACAGCATACTCGTGTCAGACACTGCTAATGGAACGTTAACACTCAACACAGACGGCTCGTTTACCTATACCCCCGATGCTGACTTTTACGGAACCGACACTTTTACCTACAAGGCCAACGACGGTTCCGCAGACTCGGATCCGGCAACGGTAACCATTACCGTGAATCCGATTAATGACGCGCCCGTTGCCACCGATGACTCCGCTTCGACGAATGAAGATACGCCCGTCACGATCAATCTCTTGGCGAATGATACAGACACCGAATCGGACTCGCTGAGTATCGAAATCGAAACGGGGCCAACCAACGGAAGCGTCGAGCAGAACCCTGACAAGACGGTGACCTACACGCCAGATCCCGATTTCCACGGCACCGATACGTTTACCTACCTGGTTACCGATGGCGACAAATCGGACACGGCCACAGTAACGGTCACCGTGCTGCCGATCAACGATGCCCCGATCGCTGTCGACGATTCCGCGACAACGACGGAGGACGTCTCCGTCGCCATCTCGGTCTTGGACAACGACACGGATGTCGACGGCGATTCACCCACAGTTGCTTCCGTGAGCGATCCCGCGAATGGATCGGTCGTGATCAACCAAGACGGGACGGTTACCTATACGCCTGATACCAACTTCGAAGGCAGTGACACCTTCACCTACACCATCGATGATGGCCATGGCGAAATGGACACCGCAACGGTTACCGTCACCATCGGCGCTGTAAACGATCCTCCGGTGGCCAGTGACGACTCGGCATCAACCGATGAAGACACATCCGTCGATATCACCGTGTTGGATAACGACAGTGATATTGACGGCGATGTGCTTAGCGTGGTCTCGGCCAGTGAGCCGGCCAACGGGACGACCGTGGTGAATGCCAACGGCACGATCACCTACACGCCCGATCCCGACTTCCACGGGACCGATACGTTCACCTATAAAATTGATGATGGCAATAGTGGATCGGATACGGCTACGGTGACGGTGACGGTCAATCCAACAGCTGACGCACCCGAGGCCACGGATGACGATTACAACGTTGATGAGGATACGACGCTGACCATTTCTGCGGCCGGGGTCTTAGGAAACGACTCGGACGTCGATGGTGATTCGCTCACCGCGGCGGTCGTGGCTGGCCCGTCCCACGGATCGTTGACGCTCAATAGCGATGGTTCGTTTAGCTATACCCCAAACACGAACTTCAACGGCAGCGACAGTTTTACGTACCAAGCAAATGACGGTACTGCCAACTCAAATACAGCAACCGTTACGATTGTCGTAAACGCGGTGAACGATCGGCCGGAAGCTGCGGACGACGATAGCTACTCGGTCGATGAAGATAATTCACTGACTGTTCCTGCGGCAGGCGTGCTAGGCAATGATTCCGACATTGATGGCGACGGCTTTACTGCGGTTCTGGTCGACGGCCCTGACAATGGTGACCTGACGCTCAATAGCGATGGTTCATTTACCTATACGCCGGACACCCACTTCAACGGCAGTGACACCTTCACCTATCTGGCCAACGATGGAATTGCCGACTCGGATCCGGCAACTGTGACCATCACCGTCAATCCAATCAATGATGACCCTGAGGCCAGTGACGATTCGCCCACCACCGATGAAGATACGGCTGTTGACATCGCCGTATTAGACAACGACACCGATATCGACGGGGACATACTCACCGTTATTTCGGCGAGTGATCCGACCAACGGATCGGTTGTTGTGAACGCGAATGGGACAATCACCTACACCCCAGACACCAACTTCCATGGCAGCGATTCGTTTACCTACACAATCCAGGACACCAGCGGGCAACCGAGCACGGCGACGGTCAATGTCACGGTCAATCCGCTCAATGATCCTCCAGTCGCTCTGGATGACTCAGCGCAGACCGACGAAGGCGTGCCAGTTGTCATCACTGTCCTTGGGAACGACAGCGACGTTGACGGTGATCAACCAAGCGTTACTTCGGCAAGTGACCCCGCCTCTGGTACGACCCAGATAAACCCGGACGGGACGATTACCTACACGCCCGATGTTGACTTTCACGGAAGCGATTCATTTACCTACAACATCGCAGATGGCAATGGCGGTAGCGCAACCGGGACCGTTTCAGTCACTGTCTCTGCCACGCAAAATGATAGCGTCGTATCCCTGTCGTTGGCTGCGCTTGACGGCGGGGTCAGCAACGCCTCGCCACCAACATTTGGCGAAGAGCCTCCCGTATTACACGAGTGGCAGAGCGTTGGCGGACAACTTTGGCTAACCGTTGCCGAAGCATTCGATGAGATATCGGTCGACCTGGTCATCGATATCGTTTCTTCAACGGAACTGGTTGAGGCCCCAGTCATCATCGAACATGTAGGCCAAGCGGCCCAAATTGAAAGCGATGTCGTCAACACTGACCGGGCAACGCGAATTACGCTCACAGGCATTGATCTCTCTGGCGTTCAAATCGGTGATCATGTCTACCTGGGGACGCTCTCGTTTTCACCCAATACTTCCAATCTGGCAGGCCTGACGTCCGGTACAGACGGAGAATATTCCCAAGGTGAAGATAATCTCGGGTTTTCCGTTAATGCCGCTGAGACCGTCGGCGGCGTTCCACTTCTATTCGCGTCTGAGGTTCCCGGTTCTATAGCCCCGGTCATCTACGATACAAACGACGACGGTCGAATCGGGCTGTCTGATTTCGCTGAGTTCATCAGTCTCTATGGACATACGGCTGACCAGAGCAAGCCAGAGGCATATCGATATGATTTCGACCGCAATGGCAAGGTATCACTGCAGGACTTTGCTTTGTTCATCCGGTATTACGGATTCACGAAAGTATCCCAGTCTGATATTGAGATGCCTGGCCTAACGAGCGAACTTGTGACTCAGGCAGCAACGTCGCAGCCCGCAGAAGAATTGATCGGCGTGTTCGCTGCCGCCCAACTCGAATCAGAGCCCAACGAAATCACATTGATCGATCAAGGCTCTGAATTTCCTGCGCAGCTAAGCGTTAGCTCACCTCAGGTAACCAATTCGACACTTGTCCCTGAGTCCCGGCACGATACTGAAAAGTCCTTTATCGAAGAGAATTCTGAATCTACAGTCCAACGTACTATCCGGGTTGATCATCTACCTCACGCACGGCTCTTCTCCAACGTTTCGTGGGAACCGCGACTTGTGGATGTCGCGGTTCAGGACGACGATGTCTTTGACTTCTCCTCGCGTGCCGTCGAGAGCGATGATGACGACGAGTTCGCCCTCGCGCCCATTTGGCCCATAGATTGATAACAGTTTGACACGGCGGTCCTGTGCAAGGACACCGCTTTAGGCCACCGGCCGAACCGGTCACAGGGTAAACTCCAGAATGATGAGTTGCTCGGAACGGCGATCAGGCTAGAATTCTTGAGAGTGGTACATCACGCCAAGGAGATCGCTATGAGTCATCAAATTGAGAAGCTTATTGACCGACTCTGGGATTCGTATCGGATGATCAATCCCCAGGCCGACCTCATCCACAAGTTGCTCTCGGACCGCGGCGAGACGATCGTGAATGATCACATCGCGTTCAGGACGTTTCAGGATCCTCGAATAGGTATCGACCAACTGGCGGTTCCTTTTCTCGAAGGAGGCTACGAGGCTGGGGAAGAGTACCATTTCGAAGCAAAGAAGCTTTTCGCCAGGCACTATCAACACAGTGACCAGGCGTTCCCGAAAGTCTTTATCAGCGAATTGCTATTAGACGAGTTCTCCGGCGAATTTCGCGACATCATAACGCAAATGCTTGAGCAACTGCCGGACGTGAATACACTCTCGGAGCCGCTGTGCACTTCCGGACAACTTTGGAACGTGCCGTTTGCTGACTATGAGAAGTTGAGTGAGCAAAGTGAATATGCCGCCTGGATGGCCGCCCATGGGTTCTGCGCAAACCATTTCACTGTCTTCGTGAATGCCCTGACAACCATCGATTCGCTGCAGGATCTCAACGCACTGCTAATTCAAGAAGGGTTTGCCTTGAATCAAGAAGGCGGAGCCATCAAGGGCTCGCCTGAGGTCTACCTGGAACAATCTTCGACAGTCGCTTCGGTCGTGGAGATTCCCTTCCAGGACGGAGTGCATGCCGTGCCGGGCTGTTACTACGAATTTGCCCGGCGGTATCCTCTCCCTGATGGCTCTCTCTTTGAAGGCTTCGTTGCCAAAAGTGCCGACAAGATATTCGAGAGCACTGACAAGAAGCTACAAAACTAGCAGCCAATACTACGGGAACAGGCCACGTCGTAGCTTGGCTTCGGCGACTCGTTCGATACCTTCGATCAATGCGGCAGTACGGAAGTCGAGGTTCTGCTTCTCACTCCGACCAAGCGTCCGCTGGAAGGCATCGACCAAGATCTTCTTGAGTCGCGAGTTGATCTCATCCAGCGTCCACATGTAGTTCTGAGTTCCCTGAACCCACTCGAAGTAAGAGACGGTGACACCACCGGCATTACCGAGAACGTCCGGAACCACGAAGACTCCTCGTTCTTTCAGGATCTCGTCGGCTTCGAGGGTTGTAGGACCGTTGGCACCTTCCGCGACCATCTTGCACTGTAGTTTCTCGACATTGCTGGCCGTGATCTGATTCTGCAAAGCACAAGGTGCCAGGATATCGCACTTAAGCTCAAGCAACTCCTGATTGGAGACCTCGTCGGC includes:
- a CDS encoding tandem-95 repeat protein; the protein is MSKHTHPCVTCIVSGEALEERLVLSATVGNNIAVGDEFQNYRIAIAATAEFTAYFGDQNAALAAIQDTVAELNEIFERELAIHFDLVSGTNTIFTNSSTDGYTNGNASTMIGQNTPILNSIIGVGNYDIGHVFGTVSSGGSGLAGLGVVNNSNWKGRGVSLFAAPVGTNFVNLVAHEIGHQFNAEHTFNGNTYGSTAGNRSASSAYEPASGSTLMSYAGIAADGSGNDNLQDQEDDYFHSASFEEIQTFLAGSGAPSSTTPTGNSIPTISAGSDYTIPAGTTFQLIASGSDADSSDTLTYTWEQLDLGPAMSLPLFDNGSSPLFRSFVPTTDPSRTFPLLDDIINNVNTAAIGEALPTTDRDINFRATVRDGNGGVNSDDTLITVVATGSPFQLTNTNSGSTWIGGQSQTITWDVAGTTANGINAANVAIELSDDGGYTYGITLAASTSNDGSFTIDVPNIDIAQARVRVRAIGNVFFDISDADFSITSNASLPGVTVTESGGTTLIGEAGVVGGQTVDTYTLALNTTPSGPVDITVNADSQTEVSLDGVNFASSVVVTRSDTTPQTIHVRGFDDGVEEGIHNGSITHSVSSSSDSNYPLDMDINSISVTIADDELQPLIGVDFDDTGSSPTNWTTITSIFSSSNSNLIREDGATSSVDLTINTSGGANTDTTSPPPNLPDHSPTLSGLDGIRFAANSIVLTWSDLVPLADYDLYLFLSEPYSNIAIQTVTISGGGNNPFPFIMDTSQTGSDLLVNSAVASPSRPLEDDAVRATADSSGEIVITISNTGGDYVFLSGAAIQAVAPVGTPPQAVNDSYSIDEDTTLNVSAAGVLSNDTDTELDPLTASLLTGPTNGSLTLNPDGSFTYTPNENFNGTDTFTYLANDGSYDSNTATVTITVNATNDEPVAQDDPVTTDEDTPITVSVLDNDSDVDGDTISVLSVSDSANGTAVLNVDGTVTYTPNQDFHGEDTFTYTITDTNNETHTATVTVTVDPINDEPVAADDSASTDEDTAVDISVLTNDSDIDGDKLTVQSASTPTNGTTVVNANGTITYTPNANFNGTDEFTYTISDGNGGSYSATVTVTVLALNDAPVATDDGYSVDEDGTLTVPAAGVLGNDTDVEDDSLNSILVSDTANGTLTLNTDGSFTYTPDADFYGTDTFTYKANDGSADSDPATVTITVNPINDAPVATDDSASTNEDTPVTINLLANDTDTESDSLSIEIETGPTNGSVEQNPDKTVTYTPDPDFHGTDTFTYLVTDGDKSDTATVTVTVLPINDAPIAVDDSATTTEDVSVAISVLDNDTDVDGDSPTVASVSDPANGSVVINQDGTVTYTPDTNFEGSDTFTYTIDDGHGEMDTATVTVTIGAVNDPPVASDDSASTDEDTSVDITVLDNDSDIDGDVLSVVSASEPANGTTVVNANGTITYTPDPDFHGTDTFTYKIDDGNSGSDTATVTVTVNPTADAPEATDDDYNVDEDTTLTISAAGVLGNDSDVDGDSLTAAVVAGPSHGSLTLNSDGSFSYTPNTNFNGSDSFTYQANDGTANSNTATVTIVVNAVNDRPEAADDDSYSVDEDNSLTVPAAGVLGNDSDIDGDGFTAVLVDGPDNGDLTLNSDGSFTYTPDTHFNGSDTFTYLANDGIADSDPATVTITVNPINDDPEASDDSPTTDEDTAVDIAVLDNDTDIDGDILTVISASDPTNGSVVVNANGTITYTPDTNFHGSDSFTYTIQDTSGQPSTATVNVTVNPLNDPPVALDDSAQTDEGVPVVITVLGNDSDVDGDQPSVTSASDPASGTTQINPDGTITYTPDVDFHGSDSFTYNIADGNGGSATGTVSVTVSATQNDSVVSLSLAALDGGVSNASPPTFGEEPPVLHEWQSVGGQLWLTVAEAFDEISVDLVIDIVSSTELVEAPVIIEHVGQAAQIESDVVNTDRATRITLTGIDLSGVQIGDHVYLGTLSFSPNTSNLAGLTSGTDGEYSQGEDNLGFSVNAAETVGGVPLLFASEVPGSIAPVIYDTNDDGRIGLSDFAEFISLYGHTADQSKPEAYRYDFDRNGKVSLQDFALFIRYYGFTKVSQSDIEMPGLTSELVTQAATSQPAEELIGVFAAAQLESEPNEITLIDQGSEFPAQLSVSSPQVTNSTLVPESRHDTEKSFIEENSESTVQRTIRVDHLPHARLFSNVSWEPRLVDVAVQDDDVFDFSSRAVESDDDDEFALAPIWPID
- a CDS encoding DUF1338 domain-containing protein, encoding MSHQIEKLIDRLWDSYRMINPQADLIHKLLSDRGETIVNDHIAFRTFQDPRIGIDQLAVPFLEGGYEAGEEYHFEAKKLFARHYQHSDQAFPKVFISELLLDEFSGEFRDIITQMLEQLPDVNTLSEPLCTSGQLWNVPFADYEKLSEQSEYAAWMAAHGFCANHFTVFVNALTTIDSLQDLNALLIQEGFALNQEGGAIKGSPEVYLEQSSTVASVVEIPFQDGVHAVPGCYYEFARRYPLPDGSLFEGFVAKSADKIFESTDKKLQN